The following proteins come from a genomic window of Methanofastidiosum sp.:
- a CDS encoding TPD domain-containing protein, with product MRKQVFMEIYKSINTRDDVPDLSQKYRIEEDVLLSILSQKTVRNVKKDYYPIMNRIREIVRLWDKGLSYFDIAAKLSFSPILIATMILKEKGYNKKDIKNILNNPDSIDDERIKNEIKKAIEVDIAYSPESSKIQRENGKKGEEMLKVYLDNKEILFLREDDLRKLGSGKTPDFLLKKAIKIRGRKVFWFESKASFCDYIEFKQDYNKQLKHYVSLFGPGIVVYWKGYIDDIITDKRVLVVDKNFFEKSFTSFEYL from the coding sequence ATGAGAAAGCAAGTCTTCATGGAAATTTACAAGTCAATAAATACAAGGGATGATGTACCAGATCTATCCCAAAAATACAGGATAGAAGAAGACGTTTTGCTATCCATACTATCTCAAAAAACTGTTAGAAATGTCAAAAAGGATTATTACCCTATAATGAATAGGATTAGGGAGATTGTCAGGTTATGGGATAAAGGTTTATCTTATTTCGATATTGCTGCAAAACTGTCTTTTTCTCCGATACTAATTGCAACAATGATCCTAAAAGAAAAAGGCTACAATAAGAAAGATATCAAAAATATTCTCAATAATCCCGACTCAATAGATGATGAGCGAATTAAAAACGAGATAAAGAAAGCTATTGAAGTCGATATAGCATATTCTCCCGAATCCTCAAAAATCCAAAGAGAGAATGGTAAAAAAGGAGAAGAGATGCTTAAAGTCTATCTTGACAATAAAGAAATTCTATTTTTAAGGGAAGATGATCTAAGAAAACTTGGTTCAGGTAAGACCCCTGATTTTCTATTGAAAAAAGCCATTAAGATACGGGGAAGGAAAGTATTTTGGTTTGAAAGTAAGGCCAGTTTTTGTGACTATATAGAATTTAAACAGGATTATAACAAACAACTAAAACACTATGTTTCGCTTTTTGGGCCGGGTATAGTGGTATACTGGAAAGGGTATATTGACGATATTATTACAGATAAAAGAGTTCTAGTTGTAGACAAAAACTTTTTTGAAAAAAGTTTTACTTCTTTTGAATACTTATAG
- the sppA gene encoding signal peptide peptidase SppA, which translates to MKSNKKFIFLIFAIFVLVTATIGCNVNLEDIGISSEKGGVTTSGEVDILRSKLSAYESQESLENQEIQRLRDEIDRIRNERIPVNGNIAVVRIFGVLDQEDVLPITVELRKLADDNEVGGVVLWIDSPGGGVSAVTEIYDEVQRLNMRKPVVAYVGGVAASGGYYLAVAGDKIVVKPDAILGSIGVIYVHEDLTEYMKMFGIKIEVIKTGEDKDLGASWRPLTEDDRENIQQMINEDFDRFVYVVSKGRNLSIEDVLKYSDGNVWSGTQAVSYKLADRVGTLDTAIEELKITAGLKNPKVSYFQIADDGSSSDMSYQYMRYQYEPSISIQKK; encoded by the coding sequence ATGAAATCTAATAAAAAATTTATTTTTTTAATATTTGCTATTTTTGTTCTTGTTACAGCTACAATCGGCTGCAATGTTAATCTAGAGGATATTGGGATATCTTCTGAAAAAGGCGGAGTAACTACTAGCGGAGAAGTAGATATCTTAAGATCTAAGCTTTCCGCATACGAGTCCCAAGAATCTTTAGAAAATCAGGAAATACAAAGACTTAGGGATGAAATAGACAGAATAAGAAATGAAAGAATTCCTGTTAATGGAAATATAGCTGTAGTTAGAATATTTGGGGTATTGGACCAAGAAGACGTTTTGCCAATCACAGTAGAGTTAAGAAAACTCGCTGACGATAATGAAGTTGGCGGAGTTGTTTTATGGATTGATAGTCCTGGTGGAGGCGTATCAGCAGTAACTGAAATTTATGATGAAGTTCAAAGACTCAATATGAGAAAACCTGTAGTTGCTTATGTTGGAGGAGTTGCTGCTTCAGGCGGATATTATTTAGCTGTTGCTGGGGATAAGATTGTAGTAAAGCCCGATGCTATCCTAGGAAGTATTGGGGTAATATATGTTCATGAAGACTTGACAGAATACATGAAGATGTTTGGAATAAAAATAGAAGTAATAAAAACTGGAGAAGATAAAGACCTTGGTGCTTCTTGGAGGCCTTTGACTGAAGATGACAGAGAAAATATACAACAAATGATAAACGAAGATTTCGATAGATTCGTGTATGTTGTTTCAAAAGGGAGAAATCTCTCAATAGAAGATGTTCTAAAATATTCAGACGGGAATGTATGGAGCGGAACTCAAGCAGTTTCTTATAAACTTGCTGACAGAGTAGGTACTCTTGATACAGCAATTGAAGAGTTGAAAATAACTGCTGGATTAAAGAATCCAAAAGTATCTTATTTCCAAATTGCAGATGACGGGAGTAGTTCAGATATGAGTTACCAGTATATGAGGTATCAGTACGAACCTTCTATAAGTATTCAAAAGAAGTAA
- a CDS encoding adenosylhomocysteinase, whose product MLYDIKDMSLSEKGKLRIEWAQREMPVLALIKDEFKRNNTLKGYKIGCCLHVTTETANLMITLKEGGAEVFLCASNPLSTQDDVAASLVKDYGISVFAIRGEDRDTYYDHLNKVLDAKPNITMDDGGDLVSTIMKDRGDVLPGIIGGTEETTTGVIRFKSMEKEGVLKYPIIAVNDAMTKHFFDNRYGTGQSTLDGIIRATNVLLSGKNFVVSGYGWCGKGVAMRARGMGAKVIVTETDSIKAIEATMDGFPVMKMEEASKIGDIFVTVTGNLHVLREEHFKNMKDGAIVANSGHFNVEIDIQALEKLSSSKRTVRDSVEEYYLKQGKKIYLLGEGRLINLAAAEGHPASVMDMSFANQALSAEYLTKDGKKLENKVYSVPLNIDRRIADLKLKSMGISIDSLTKEQEDYLCSWKLGT is encoded by the coding sequence ATGCTATACGATATAAAAGACATGTCTCTTTCCGAGAAAGGAAAGTTAAGAATAGAGTGGGCACAGAGAGAAATGCCCGTATTAGCACTTATTAAAGACGAATTTAAAAGAAATAATACCCTGAAAGGGTATAAAATCGGATGTTGTCTTCATGTTACAACTGAAACAGCAAATTTAATGATAACTTTAAAAGAAGGTGGGGCTGAAGTTTTTCTTTGTGCTTCAAATCCCTTAAGTACCCAAGATGATGTTGCTGCGTCTCTAGTTAAGGACTATGGAATTTCTGTTTTTGCAATAAGGGGCGAAGATAGAGATACTTATTATGATCATTTAAACAAAGTTTTAGATGCAAAACCTAACATCACAATGGATGACGGCGGAGACCTAGTTTCTACCATCATGAAGGATAGGGGGGATGTTCTTCCTGGCATAATTGGGGGTACTGAAGAAACAACTACTGGTGTTATTCGATTTAAGAGCATGGAAAAAGAAGGCGTCCTGAAATATCCAATTATAGCTGTAAACGATGCAATGACAAAACATTTTTTTGATAACAGATATGGTACGGGTCAGAGCACACTTGATGGAATTATTAGGGCTACAAACGTTTTATTATCTGGGAAAAACTTTGTAGTTTCTGGATATGGCTGGTGTGGCAAAGGAGTAGCAATGAGGGCTAGAGGAATGGGTGCAAAAGTCATTGTAACTGAAACTGATTCTATAAAGGCAATAGAAGCAACTATGGACGGATTCCCTGTGATGAAAATGGAAGAAGCATCTAAGATTGGGGATATATTTGTTACTGTAACAGGAAACCTCCATGTCCTAAGGGAAGAGCATTTTAAGAATATGAAAGACGGAGCAATTGTTGCAAATTCAGGCCATTTTAACGTTGAGATTGATATTCAAGCACTTGAAAAACTATCTTCCTCTAAAAGAACAGTAAGAGACTCTGTTGAAGAATATTATTTAAAGCAAGGCAAAAAAATATACCTTTTGGGCGAAGGTAGACTAATAAATCTTGCCGCTGCAGAGGGGCATCCAGCATCAGTTATGGACATGAGTTTTGCAAATCAGGCCTTATCAGCGGAATATCTTACTAAAGATGGGAAAAAGCTTGAGAACAAAGTATATTCAGTACCCCTTAATATTGACAGAAGGATAGCTGATTTGAAGCTCAAATCAATGGGTATTTCTATTGACTCCCTTACAAAGGAACAGGAAGACTATCTTTGTTCATGGAAGTTAGGAACTTAA
- a CDS encoding AMP phosphorylase yields the protein MLLKTKLLDIEATDYPLVLMHKDDAKFLGVRKLGRVNVKLGEEEFVAVVDLTEKVVSKGEIGLYEYLCKKIDLSCSINAEVTLAPPPDSVHFIKKKLDGNSLAREEIHDIIQDTVENRLSDVELSAFVSAIYTRGLSNEEVINLINSMVNTGQTLNIKRKPIYDKHCIGGVPGNRTTMVIVPILGAAGLTIPKTSSRAISSAAGTTDTMELLCDVSFHKEEIERIVDKIGCCIVWGGGVDLAIADDKLIKIRNPLGLDPQSLLLASILAKKKASGSEKVIIDIPVGKNAKIKDENLAKKLARDFITLGERLEMEIKCMITYGGKPIGRGIGPSLEAIDVLNVLGGKGPQDLRDKSCEMAGLLFEMGGKAQRGRGIEIAEKMIDSGKALSKFREIIEEQGGNPKIRPEDIPVGSYKHTVKSELEGRIDFMDTRMINMMARACGAPDDKGAGILFHVEKGEKISKGQDLFTLYSDKEKKIDNALQVLDGTPIGVEKVIYDIVEGELSL from the coding sequence ATGTTATTAAAGACTAAACTTCTTGATATTGAAGCTACAGATTATCCGCTTGTTTTAATGCATAAAGACGATGCAAAATTCCTTGGAGTTAGAAAATTAGGTAGGGTTAATGTTAAGTTGGGAGAAGAGGAATTCGTTGCAGTTGTAGATTTAACAGAAAAAGTCGTTTCCAAGGGGGAGATAGGACTTTATGAATATTTATGTAAGAAAATAGATTTATCCTGCAGTATCAATGCCGAAGTAACTTTGGCTCCACCTCCCGATTCTGTTCATTTCATTAAGAAAAAATTAGATGGCAACAGTTTAGCTAGAGAGGAAATACATGACATAATTCAAGATACAGTTGAAAACAGATTAAGTGATGTAGAACTCTCTGCCTTTGTTTCAGCAATATATACAAGAGGACTTTCCAATGAAGAAGTAATCAATCTAATTAATAGTATGGTAAATACTGGCCAGACTCTAAATATTAAAAGAAAACCTATTTATGATAAACACTGTATAGGTGGAGTCCCAGGAAATAGAACTACTATGGTTATAGTTCCTATTCTGGGAGCTGCCGGATTAACAATACCTAAAACATCCTCAAGGGCCATCTCAAGTGCAGCAGGAACAACTGATACAATGGAGTTACTTTGTGATGTGAGTTTTCACAAAGAAGAAATAGAAAGAATTGTCGATAAAATAGGCTGCTGCATAGTATGGGGTGGAGGTGTTGACCTAGCAATAGCCGATGACAAATTAATCAAAATAAGAAATCCTCTAGGATTAGATCCACAATCATTGCTTCTCGCTAGTATTCTAGCAAAGAAAAAGGCTTCTGGCTCTGAGAAGGTAATAATAGATATACCTGTTGGTAAAAATGCAAAAATAAAAGATGAAAATCTTGCAAAGAAACTTGCAAGAGATTTTATTACACTCGGTGAGAGGCTAGAAATGGAAATAAAGTGCATGATTACTTATGGGGGGAAACCTATCGGCCGAGGGATTGGGCCATCACTTGAAGCCATTGATGTTTTAAATGTCTTAGGCGGCAAAGGCCCACAAGATTTAAGAGATAAGTCTTGTGAGATGGCCGGACTTCTTTTTGAGATGGGAGGCAAAGCACAAAGAGGCAGAGGAATAGAGATTGCTGAAAAAATGATAGACAGCGGTAAGGCATTATCTAAATTTAGAGAGATTATAGAAGAGCAGGGAGGCAATCCTAAAATTAGACCAGAAGATATCCCAGTCGGGTCATACAAGCATACAGTGAAATCAGAACTAGAAGGAAGAATAGACTTCATGGATACAAGAATGATTAATATGATGGCAAGGGCATGCGGAGCGCCAGATGACAAAGGCGCAGGAATTCTTTTCCATGTCGAAAAAGGTGAAAAGATATCCAAAGGACAGGATTTGTTTACTCTTTATTCCGATAAAGAAAAGAAGATTGATAATGCACTCCAGGTACTTGATGGAACCCCAATAGGCGTTGAAAAAGTAATATATGATATAGTAGAAGGAGAACTCTCGCTTTGA
- a CDS encoding ribonuclease P, with translation MGWKERKAVRKKVASERIKELLKFSELHKNDQILSKNSIRTAVAISRRHKIRIPSRSKRKFCKKCFTVFIPNKTVRIRTGKGKVTYTCLNCGHIKRIPYTKEKKIQNNAKKES, from the coding sequence ATGGGATGGAAAGAAAGAAAGGCAGTAAGGAAAAAGGTGGCCTCTGAAAGAATTAAAGAACTTCTAAAGTTCTCAGAGTTACATAAAAATGATCAAATACTATCAAAAAATTCTATTAGGACTGCTGTAGCAATATCTAGGCGCCATAAAATCAGGATTCCTTCCAGATCCAAAAGAAAGTTTTGTAAAAAATGCTTTACCGTGTTTATCCCAAATAAAACTGTAAGGATTAGAACAGGTAAGGGAAAAGTGACATATACTTGTTTGAATTGTGGCCATATTAAAAGGATACCTTATACTAAAGAAAAGAAAATTCAAAATAATGCAAAAAAGGAAAGTTAG
- a CDS encoding CBS domain-containing protein, protein MIKVEEVMIKDVISVTIPATVNEALEKMQKYKKPDLPVINKEKELVGIISLEDIIKNPNEDQIALVMSRDFKSVKEGDPIKKVAKILLDNNLTRVPVISDGKLMGVVAVRDIVMNGVSKLDINEPCQKFMKEEVPCIWQDTPLRSALMVMVYSKSNFFMVLGNDGGIVGIVDTQDIMSSGEFLDELKTTELNISGEGDDWAWEPKNALHIVSRKLTLPMKPIKDVMSTELVTVTRKTPVSRCSKEMKKNNIEQIPVINAEGGLIGIVRDVDIIKSLL, encoded by the coding sequence ATGATAAAAGTTGAAGAAGTAATGATTAAGGACGTAATTTCAGTTACTATACCTGCTACAGTAAACGAGGCACTTGAAAAGATGCAAAAATACAAGAAGCCAGATTTACCAGTTATAAACAAGGAAAAGGAACTTGTTGGAATAATTTCTTTAGAAGATATAATAAAAAATCCTAATGAAGATCAAATCGCTTTAGTAATGAGTAGAGATTTCAAATCGGTTAAAGAAGGTGACCCAATAAAAAAAGTCGCCAAAATCCTCTTAGACAATAATTTAACAAGAGTTCCAGTTATTTCTGACGGGAAACTTATGGGTGTCGTTGCCGTTCGTGATATAGTGATGAACGGTGTATCAAAACTTGATATAAACGAACCATGCCAAAAGTTCATGAAAGAAGAGGTGCCATGCATTTGGCAAGATACGCCTTTGAGATCTGCACTCATGGTCATGGTTTACAGTAAATCTAATTTCTTCATGGTATTAGGAAACGATGGCGGAATTGTAGGAATCGTCGATACCCAAGATATAATGTCTTCTGGGGAATTCTTAGACGAACTTAAGACAACTGAGCTCAACATTTCTGGAGAGGGTGATGATTGGGCATGGGAGCCTAAGAATGCTTTACACATTGTTTCAAGGAAACTCACGCTCCCTATGAAACCTATTAAAGATGTAATGTCGACTGAACTTGTAACAGTTACAAGAAAAACTCCTGTTTCTAGATGTTCAAAAGAAATGAAGAAGAACAACATCGAACAGATACCAGTCATTAATGCCGAAGGGGGGCTAATAGGGATTGTTAGAGACGTTGACATAATAAAGTCCCTTTTATGA
- the ftsY gene encoding signal recognition particle-docking protein FtsY, with amino-acid sequence MFDSLKNKFSGLVDGVSSKKVTEKDLDKILEDFELSLLESDVSLKVSEKIVEELKKKLSGEKIGLTSNKKDYVKTAVEETLTEILEYKKFDIFKEIDKRRKAGEIFSIAFVGFIGTGKTTTIAKFGKLLLDKGYKVVIAASDTFRAGSIEQLTLHAENIGIKVIKHNYGADPAAVAFDAINHAKARGIDVVLIDTAGRSEINRNLMDEMKKLVRVSNPDMKIFVGDSLAGNAVAEQAEKFSDIGLDGSILTKVDADSRGGAALSISYITEKPILFIGTGQGYDELEPFDPKWLVERILP; translated from the coding sequence TTGTTTGACTCCCTAAAAAATAAATTTTCTGGCCTTGTTGATGGCGTTAGTTCTAAGAAGGTAACTGAAAAAGATCTAGATAAAATATTAGAAGATTTTGAACTTTCCCTCCTTGAGAGTGACGTTTCTCTTAAAGTTTCTGAGAAGATTGTAGAAGAATTAAAAAAGAAACTCAGTGGGGAAAAGATTGGGCTTACATCAAATAAAAAAGATTATGTAAAAACGGCAGTTGAAGAAACACTTACTGAAATCCTTGAATACAAAAAATTCGACATCTTTAAAGAAATAGATAAAAGAAGAAAAGCAGGGGAAATATTTTCAATTGCATTTGTTGGATTCATTGGAACGGGCAAAACTACAACTATAGCCAAATTTGGAAAATTACTACTTGACAAAGGATACAAAGTTGTTATAGCGGCATCTGATACCTTTAGGGCAGGTTCAATTGAGCAGCTTACACTTCATGCCGAGAATATAGGAATAAAAGTAATAAAACATAATTATGGTGCAGACCCTGCAGCAGTTGCATTTGATGCAATAAATCATGCAAAGGCTAGAGGAATAGACGTTGTTTTAATAGATACTGCTGGGCGTTCAGAGATTAATAGAAATTTGATGGACGAAATGAAAAAATTAGTCAGAGTATCAAATCCCGATATGAAGATATTTGTCGGAGATTCCCTAGCTGGAAACGCCGTAGCTGAGCAAGCTGAAAAGTTTTCAGATATTGGACTTGACGGCTCAATATTGACCAAAGTCGATGCAGATTCCAGGGGAGGAGCCGCTCTTTCAATAAGTTATATCACTGAGAAACCTATTCTATTTATTGGAACAGGTCAGGGATACGATGAACTTGAACCTTTTGATCCAAAGTGGTTAGTTGAGAGGATACTCCCATAA
- a CDS encoding Lrp/AsnC family transcriptional regulator: MASEPPIKLDNLDKDILTELQKDATISYKDLSKKIGAAESTVYDRTRRLRQLGIIKGIVPLLDAKKCGKLTTAWIRVSIDNIQDIGRISKELSMIDELLEVHEISGEWDILVKTKVTDNEELRNLEVEKIGPIKGIKGLYSLIAVRTEKEDIRIKLESLEEQMAINAFDR, encoded by the coding sequence ATGGCTTCAGAACCCCCAATTAAATTGGACAATTTAGATAAGGATATACTGACAGAACTTCAAAAAGATGCAACTATTTCCTATAAAGATCTTTCAAAGAAAATAGGTGCTGCAGAATCGACAGTCTATGATAGAACAAGAAGATTGAGGCAGCTTGGTATTATTAAGGGAATAGTCCCATTACTTGACGCAAAAAAATGCGGTAAACTTACCACTGCCTGGATAAGGGTTTCAATTGACAACATACAGGATATTGGAAGAATCTCTAAGGAATTGTCCATGATTGATGAGCTACTTGAAGTCCACGAAATATCTGGGGAATGGGACATTCTTGTTAAAACAAAAGTAACTGATAACGAAGAATTAAGAAATCTCGAAGTAGAAAAAATAGGGCCTATTAAAGGCATTAAAGGTCTCTATTCGTTAATTGCAGTAAGAACTGAAAAAGAAGATATAAGAATTAAGTTGGAATCTCTTGAAGAGCAAATGGCCATAAACGCATTTGATCGATAG
- a CDS encoding rubrerythrin family protein, with protein MKEKTKKNLMEAFAGESQANRKYLAFANKADQEGYPGVAKLFRAAAAAETVHAHAHLRALEGIKTTKDNLAEAISGETHEFVSMYPKMIDEAKEEGEKIAEKSFVFANEVEKIHANLYKKALDNLDHFPVKDYYVCSVCGYTVADEAPDKCPVCGAMKKAFNKLE; from the coding sequence ATGAAAGAAAAAACTAAGAAAAATTTAATGGAAGCATTTGCGGGGGAGTCTCAGGCAAATAGAAAATATCTTGCATTTGCAAATAAAGCTGACCAAGAAGGTTATCCAGGAGTTGCAAAGTTATTTAGAGCAGCGGCAGCGGCAGAAACTGTGCATGCGCACGCACACCTTAGAGCTCTAGAGGGTATCAAAACAACTAAAGATAATTTAGCTGAGGCAATTTCAGGGGAAACCCATGAATTTGTAAGCATGTACCCTAAGATGATCGATGAGGCAAAAGAAGAAGGAGAAAAAATAGCCGAAAAATCTTTTGTTTTCGCCAATGAGGTAGAAAAGATACACGCAAATCTTTACAAGAAAGCTCTTGATAACTTGGATCATTTCCCAGTAAAGGACTACTATGTTTGTAGTGTCTGTGGATATACAGTTGCTGATGAAGCCCCAGATAAATGTCCTGTTTGCGGAGCGATGAAAAAAGCATTTAACAAACTAGAATAA
- a CDS encoding FprA family A-type flavoprotein produces the protein MIPREIKKDIYWTGFIDWDRRLFDSLIPTPHGTTYNSYLVKGSEKTMLIDTSDFGKENNLLDAIEMAGVKKIDYIVSNHAEQDHSGSLPKIIEKYPDAKIVTNAKCKELIESFLLIPEEKFIVITDNDEISLGNKTVQFMIAPWVHWPDTMFSYLKEDKILFSCDFLGSHYATSELFVSDEREVYLSAKRYYAEIMMPFRTMIKKHLERIDRLDIDIIAPSHGPLYNKPSFIIEAYKDWSGDSVKNQVVIPYVSMHGSTKAMVDHLSHALSNKGIEVKLFNLEIADAGELLMSLVDAATIVVGAPTMLVGPHPLAYYATYVVNAVRPKTKFVSIIGSYGWGGKTVEDLKNLITNIKVELIEPVYIKGYPKEADFKSLDVLAEEIYKKHKGLGL, from the coding sequence ATGATCCCAAGGGAAATTAAAAAAGACATATACTGGACAGGATTCATTGATTGGGACAGGAGACTCTTTGATTCACTTATCCCAACACCCCATGGAACTACCTATAACTCATATCTGGTAAAAGGTAGTGAAAAGACCATGTTGATTGATACTTCAGACTTTGGCAAAGAAAATAATCTACTAGATGCAATTGAGATGGCAGGAGTAAAAAAGATAGACTATATTGTATCAAATCATGCAGAACAGGACCATTCTGGATCTCTACCAAAAATTATAGAAAAATACCCAGATGCGAAGATAGTCACAAATGCTAAGTGTAAGGAATTAATTGAATCTTTTTTATTGATTCCTGAGGAAAAATTCATTGTTATTACTGACAATGATGAAATTTCTCTTGGTAATAAGACAGTTCAGTTTATGATTGCGCCTTGGGTGCACTGGCCAGATACTATGTTCTCTTATCTAAAGGAAGATAAAATTCTTTTCTCCTGTGATTTCTTGGGATCTCACTACGCTACAAGTGAACTATTTGTTTCAGATGAAAGAGAAGTCTATCTTTCGGCAAAAAGATACTATGCAGAAATAATGATGCCTTTCAGGACCATGATAAAAAAACATCTTGAAAGAATAGACAGATTGGATATCGATATAATTGCCCCAAGTCATGGACCCCTATACAATAAACCTTCATTTATTATTGAAGCTTACAAGGATTGGTCTGGAGATTCTGTTAAAAATCAAGTTGTAATCCCATATGTTTCGATGCACGGAAGTACAAAAGCAATGGTAGATCACCTTTCTCACGCATTGAGTAATAAAGGAATAGAGGTAAAGTTATTCAATCTTGAAATTGCTGATGCGGGAGAACTATTAATGTCACTAGTTGATGCTGCGACTATCGTAGTTGGGGCACCTACAATGTTAGTTGGACCACACCCTCTTGCATATTACGCAACATATGTTGTCAACGCAGTAAGGCCAAAAACTAAGTTTGTTTCAATTATCGGATCATATGGATGGGGAGGAAAAACAGTAGAAGATCTAAAAAATTTAATTACAAATATTAAAGTTGAATTAATTGAGCCAGTTTATATCAAAGGTTATCCTAAAGAGGCAGATTTCAAATCTCTCGATGTACTTGCAGAGGAGATATATAAAAAACATAAAGGATTAGGATTATGA
- a CDS encoding rubredoxin encodes MNKYVCSVCGYVYNPAEGDPDGDIPPGTPFEKLPNDWTCPVCGASKDQFEKQED; translated from the coding sequence ATGAACAAATATGTTTGCTCAGTTTGTGGATACGTCTACAATCCTGCAGAAGGAGATCCTGACGGAGATATACCCCCAGGTACACCTTTTGAAAAACTACCAAACGATTGGACATGCCCTGTATGCGGCGCAAGCAAAGACCAGTTTGAAAAACAGGAGGATTAA
- a CDS encoding ferritin family protein, which translates to MSELINLNIYSTEDLILTAIKSEIDSKSAYLKIKDSVKNAILKDKMDFLAKEEEKHKTFFEILYKKNYSDKVIRLPDKSPVPLPEIKIKEETMDLSEVLQQAMDAEMAANKFYLGVSNRFKEEKEIFNMLKYIADMEMGHYKLLEIEKENSLKFESYDDFWPMMHAGP; encoded by the coding sequence ATGTCAGAGTTAATAAATTTAAACATATATTCAACAGAAGATTTGATACTAACTGCCATTAAAAGTGAAATTGATAGCAAATCTGCATATCTTAAAATCAAGGATTCTGTAAAGAATGCTATATTAAAGGACAAAATGGATTTTCTAGCTAAAGAAGAAGAGAAACATAAAACATTCTTTGAAATTCTTTACAAAAAAAATTATTCAGACAAGGTCATTAGATTGCCTGATAAATCCCCAGTCCCACTGCCTGAAATTAAGATTAAAGAGGAAACTATGGATTTAAGTGAAGTGCTTCAGCAAGCTATGGATGCTGAAATGGCAGCTAACAAATTTTATCTAGGGGTTTCTAATAGGTTTAAGGAAGAGAAAGAAATCTTCAATATGCTCAAATATATAGCCGACATGGAGATGGGTCATTACAAACTTTTAGAGATAGAAAAAGAAAATTCATTAAAATTTGAAAGTTATGACGATTTCTGGCCGATGATGCATGCTGGACCATAA
- a CDS encoding ABC transporter permease subunit, giving the protein MIEIPQIPVGEAIVDIINFLRINLAILFDIIRASISGTVEFFYSVLILMPPVLLIAIFALISWKVAKIKVAIFSIVSLALIISMGLWQATIQTLSLVLVATIIALLIGLPLGILKARSKIFCTIIEPVLDIMQTLPSLSYLIPAVLLFRIGEVPGVIATVIFSMPPAIRLTSLGLEQVSKEMVEVGKAFGATSRQLLLKIEIPLAIPSIMMGVNQTIMLAFSMVVIAGFIGAGGLGEVIISGLQRYSLVDAIEAGLSIVFLAIILDRVTRQLGKIYDTKKN; this is encoded by the coding sequence ATGATTGAAATACCTCAAATACCGGTAGGAGAAGCAATAGTCGATATAATTAACTTTCTAAGAATAAATTTAGCGATATTGTTTGACATCATAAGGGCTTCGATATCAGGGACTGTTGAATTCTTTTATTCAGTCCTTATTCTCATGCCCCCAGTTTTGCTAATTGCAATATTTGCATTAATATCTTGGAAAGTGGCCAAAATAAAGGTTGCTATATTCTCTATAGTAAGTTTGGCCCTAATTATCAGCATGGGATTGTGGCAAGCTACAATACAAACTCTGTCTTTAGTTTTGGTAGCTACCATTATTGCACTTTTAATTGGACTGCCTTTGGGAATATTGAAAGCAAGGTCAAAAATATTCTGTACAATAATCGAACCTGTACTTGATATTATGCAAACTTTACCCTCATTATCTTATCTTATACCTGCTGTCCTTCTTTTTAGAATAGGAGAAGTTCCAGGTGTAATTGCAACTGTCATTTTTTCAATGCCCCCCGCAATAAGATTGACAAGTTTGGGCCTTGAACAAGTTTCAAAAGAAATGGTGGAGGTCGGCAAAGCCTTTGGTGCAACATCACGCCAATTGCTTCTTAAAATAGAAATACCTCTTGCCATACCGTCAATAATGATGGGTGTAAATCAAACTATAATGCTTGCATTCTCGATGGTTGTTATAGCCGGCTTTATTGGGGCCGGGGGACTTGGAGAAGTAATTATATCTGGATTACAGAGATACAGTTTAGTTGACGCTATAGAAGCAGGACTTTCAATTGTCTTTTTGGCAATTATTTTGGATAGAGTAACAAGGCAACTTGGAAAAATATATGATACAAAGAAAAATTAA